In the Arachis hypogaea cultivar Tifrunner chromosome 20, arahy.Tifrunner.gnm2.J5K5, whole genome shotgun sequence genome, AATCAAGGAAGGTAGCAAGTACCATCCACCATGCACAGAATAAGGAAAACGATCACGTTGTCACAGAACCGCGACACCCCGAGAAAACGGGGGACAAAGCGGCACAAATCATCCAAGATCTCTGCCTCCGGGTCCAGGAACTGGAAGGCAGATTGACCGCCAAGGAAAGATATAACAACGAACACGGAAGCCATGCAACTTCTAGATCAAAATCTCGCCACGGCAGATCGCCAACTCGGTGACACGATAGGAGAGTCGATCGCAGCACCTCGCATGACCACAGGCGAGAAAAATCGCCAGAGCGGCGATACAGCCAAAGGCACAACCGCAACGCTTCCTGAGATCTGAGTCGTCAGCACGACTCAGACGAAGATCGGCGACACCGAGAAACCAAGCGCACAAGAAACGACCACACGATAATGGGAGCGACACCTTTCACGGAAAGGATCTTGAAAGCAAAACTCCCCAAAGGTTTCGACAAACCCACTGACATGAAGTACGACGGAACTAAAGATCCCCAAGAACATCTAACGGCCTtcaaggccaggatgaacctagaaggagcggCCGACGCAGTTCGATGCAGGGCCTTCCCAGTGACCCTAGCCGAGCCagcaatcaaatggttcaacgccctcccaaacggatccatAGCTAGTTTCCACGACACCACACGAaagttcatggcccagttcacgACCAGAATCACTAAAGCTAAACACCCCATCAATTTGCTAGGGGTCACACAAAAACAGGACGAATCCACAAgaaaatacctcgaccgcttcaacgacgaatgcctaaCGGTCGACGGGCTCACGGATTCAGTCGCAAGCCTTTGCTTAACCAACGGGCTCATGAACGAAGACTTccgcaaacacctcaccaccaaacCCGTGTGGACCATGCATGAGATCCAAAACGTCGCCAAAGATTACATAAATGACGAAGAGGTCAGCCAGGTTGTCGCTGCCAACAAGCGGCAACACAACCACACCCAACACGGCAACCCGGCACCACGACATAACCCACCACCCAGAGAAAATCAAAGGGACCACCCCAAACTGACAAACACAATCCGACCACCAAGAATCGGCAAATTCTCTAATTACACGCCCCTGACAACACCAAttaccgagatataccaccaaatagcagatcgaGGCATCATACCGAAAGCCCGACAACTCAAGGAAAGAACAGGAGGCAACAAAACCCTTTACTGTGACTACCACCGAGGTTACGGGCACAGGACACAAGACTGTTTCGACCTGAAAGACGCCCTCGAAcaagccatacgagacggcaaGCTCCCAGAGTTcgccaaaatcatcagagaaccaaaATGTGCGGAGAGAGACAGGTCGCCAGAAAGAGAAGGGCGCAACCCAAGAACCCAAAAACAACCACCTAGGGAAAGCCCAGAGGAAGACCCAACCATCATAGTAAACATTATCACAGGCAAAGATGTATCAGGCAAGTCAAAATCAACACTGAAAAAAGATCTCAAAGTGATGGCCGTCAGAAACCAAACTCCAACCACCATGGCCGACAATATGATAACTTTCCTACCTGAGGACTGCCAGCACGGCACCTCGGCTGAAGACACCCCTTTCGTCATCTCGGCAAGGATCGGAACAGGACTAGTACGAAGGATACTGGTGGACACCGGTGCAGACTCAAACATCCTCTTCCgaggagccttcgacaaactcgggctCCACAACGACAACCTCCAAACATACCGCAACGGTGTCACGGGACTCAGAGACAACTTTCTTAAACCGGACGGCTCAATCACCCTCCCCATCACCATAGGGACAGGTAACCAGAAGAAGACAATCCTATCCGAATTCGTAATCTTAAAAGACTCCACCGCCTACAACGTGATTctcggaagaaaaacaatcaatgaCTTTTCCGCTGTCATTTTTACCAAGTTCCTCCTCATGAAGTTCAGAACCGAAGACGGCTCCATCGGTACTATCCACGGAGACCGGGAGGTCCCAGCAGAgtgcgacaacaccagcctagccCTACGAAAGAAATCCCGGGATGCGGCCAGAATATTCCTAGCCGACCTGGACGCTCGGCAAGATGACCAACCCAGGCCAGAGCCAGAAGGCGACATGGAAAAATTACAAATAGGGCCAACCCAAGAGGAATACACATTCATTAACAGGAACCTCCCGTACGATCTTAAAGAAGACCTTTCCCAATTTCTGAAATAAAATAGAGACTTGTTCGCATTTACACCAGTCAACATGCCGGGCATAAATCCCAACCTAATGTCCCACCGGCTGGCCGTGGACCCCAAAGCCAAACCAGTAGCACAAAGGAGATGAAAAATGTCACCAGACCGAGCCGCCGAGGTCAGAAGGCAAGTTAAAGCCCTACTCGAAGCCAACTTCATCAGGGAACTCCCCTACACGACCTGGCTAGCCAATGTCGTGCTAGTAAAGAAATctaacgggaagtggcgaatgtgcgtcgattacacagacctcaacaaagcctgtccaaaagacgcctttcccctaccaaacatcgacggattAGTAGATGCCGCATCCGGCCAtcgatacctcagcttcatggatgcatactccggctacaaccaaattccgatgcaccgacccgacAAAGAAAAAACAGCGTTCATCACCCCAGACGGGACGTACTGCTACACAGTGATGCCCTTCGGCCTAAAAAATGCCGGAGCCACCTACCAAAGACTTGTCAACAAGATATTCCAAAACCTATCCGGAAGCAAACTAGAAGTttacatagacgacatgctcgccaAGACCGAATCCAGCGAACAACTCATCAGCGACCTCAAGGTCATAATGAACACCCTACGAAAGCAccaaatgcgactcaacccggcaaAATGTGCCTTCGGGATGGAGGCAGGGAAGTTTCTCGGCTTTATGATCACTCAACGCGGAGTTGAAGCTAATCCGGAGAAATGTCGCGCCATCCTTGAGATGACGAGCCCAAAAAACCTTAACGACATCCAAAAGCTCACCGGCCGACTGACGGCGCTATCACGCTTTCTCGGAGCATCGGCTCAAAAAGCAATCCCTTTCTTCAAACTGATGAAGAAAGGAGCCCCCTTCAAATGGGAGACAGAATGTGAAGAAGCATTCCAATATTTTAAAAGAGTCCTAGCGGAACCACCAGTCCTTGCCAAACCCAAAACAGGGGAGACACTCTACTtatacctctccataacggaagaAGCACTCGCAGCAGTACTCATCCGTGAAAAcgagaagaaagaacaaaaaccCGTATACTTTATAAGCAAAGTCTTGCAAGATGCGGAAACCCGCTATTCGCGCCTAGAAAAGTTAGCTTTTGCACTCCTCACGGCCTCCCGGCGCCTGCGACAATACTTCCAGGCCCACCCTGTCACGGTCCAAACCGACCAAGCGGTCAAACAGGTGCTACAAAAACCCGACCTAGCAGGAAGAATGCTTGCGTGGTCCATCGAACTATCCCTATTCCAAATCAAGTTCGAACCCCGAAATGCGATCAAAGCACAAGCCATGGCCGATTTCATCGCTGAGATGACCCCGGGAAATTCCACCCCCGAATCATGGAAACTACACGTCGACGGCTCATCAAACGTCACCTATGGAGGCGCCGGAGTCATACTCGAAAGTCAAAACGGGGTCACGATCGAACAATCAGTATGATACGAGTTCCCAgtttcaaacaaccaggcagaatatgaggccCTCCTGGCAGGCCTAGCCCTAGCCAAGGAAGTCAGAGCAAAGGTCCTGGAAGTGAGTaccgactcacaggtagtcagtTCCCAAATTAACGGAGACTACCAGACGCGAGATCCCCTACTCCAACAATACCTCGCCAAGGTAAACGAACTGAAAGAAGGATTCGAACACGTTACCATACAACACGTCCCTAGGGAACGAAATGCCAGGGCAGACCTACTTTCcaaactagccagtaccaaaccaggacaCGACAACAAATCACTAATTCAGAAAGTCGTCAAGTCACCATCCATATCGACAATGACTAACGCTTATCTGACACTCTCCAGCCAAGGATCATGGACCTACCCTATCCTGCAATACCTCCTCGACGGAACACTACCAGAAGACCCCAATGAGGGAAAACGGATAAAAAAGGAAGTTGCCAACTACACAGTTGTCGCAGGACACCTATATAAACGCGGATTCTCGCAACCCCTGCTCAAATGCATCGAGCCCGGGGACACGGAGTACATACTCCGCGAAATCCATGAAGGTTGCTGCGGCCACCACATCGGAGGTAAAACCCTAGCCCAAAGAATCATCAGGGCAGGTTACTTCTGGCCCACGGTTATCCGGGACTCCATGCAGTTGGTGAAAAACTACGATAAATGTCAAAGGCACGCCAATATCCACCAGGCCGCCCCACACCAGCTCAGCATCATATCGGCAGAGCATCCGTTTGGCACCTGGGGGATCGACCTCGTCGGGCCCTTCCCTACGGTACCCGGTCAACTCCGGTATctcatcgtcgccatagactATTACACTAAATGGATCGAGGACGAACCCCTGGCCTCCATCACGGCGACCCAATGCCGAAAATTTCTTTGGCGACAGATCATAACCCGGTTTGGGATCCCCGAGATCGTCATCTCGGATaacggaacccaattcaccgatagGAAATTTAGAGAATTTCTAGAAGGTTTGCATGTATCCCACCGTTTCAGCTCGGTAGAGCACccccaaacaaatgggcaagtgGAATCCGCaaataaaat is a window encoding:
- the LOC112785969 gene encoding uncharacterized protein gives rise to the protein MGATPFTERILKAKLPKGFDKPTDMKYDGTKDPQEHLTAFKARMNLEGAADAVRCRAFPVTLAEPAIKWFNALPNGSIASFHDTTRKFMAQFTTRITKAKHPINLLGVTQKQDESTRKYLDRFNDECLTVDGLTDSVASLCLTNGLMNEDFRKHLTTKPVWTMHEIQNVAKDYINDEEVSQVVAANKRQHNHTQHGNPAPRHNPPPRENQRDHPKLTNTIRPPRIGKFSNYTPLTTPITEIYHQIADRGIIPKARQLKERTGGNKTLYCDYHRGYGHRTQDCFDLKDALEQAIRDGKLPEFAKIIREPKCAERDRSPEREGRNPRTQKQPPRESPEEDPTIIVNIITGKDVSGKSKSTLKKDLKVMAVRNQTPTTMADNMITFLPEDCQHGTSAEDTPFVISARIGTGLVRRILVDTGADSNILFRGAFDKLGLHNDNLQTYRNGVTGLRDNFLKPDGSITLPITIGTGNQKKTILSEFVILKDSTAYNVILGRKTINDFSAVIFTKFLLMKFRTEDGSIGTIHGDREVPAECDNTSLALRKKSRDAARIFLADLDARQDDQPRPEPEGDMEKLQIGPTQEEYTFINRNLPYDLKEDLSQFLK